One genomic segment of Belonocnema kinseyi isolate 2016_QV_RU_SX_M_011 chromosome 2, B_treatae_v1, whole genome shotgun sequence includes these proteins:
- the LOC117167218 gene encoding endocuticle structural glycoprotein SgAbd-2-like codes for MQIPSDPIVFIKPGKFSIMRSLIILIALIGCAVGQQYGNYRGAYPNQQQQYYTTPRPVYPQQNQYQQQPQYQQNQYNAAARQIGIRSQSSDISPDGSYTWQYETENGIVASESGSPKSSPEGQSQAVQGSYSYTAPDGTPITVNYIADENGFRASGAHLPTPPPVPDVIQRAIATLPQTNEGAYDEQQYNRPQQNYNRPQNYNQNYGGGNAYRRFK; via the exons ATGCAGATTCCATCTGACCCAATCGTCTTCATCAAACCTGGCAAATTTTCCATAATGCGTTCCTTA ATCATTTTGATTGCCTTGATTGGCTGCGCCGTTGGACAGCAATACGGCAACTACCGGGGAGCCTATCCAAATCAACAGCAACAGTATTATACAACACCAAGACCTGTATATCCACAGCAAAACCAATATCAGCAACAACCCCAATATCAACAGAACCAATACAA TGCTGCTGCACGCCAAATAGGCATCCGAAGTCAATCTTCTGACATTTCTCCTGACGGTTCATACACATGGCAATATGaaactgaaaatggaattgtTGCTTCTGAGAGTGGATCTCCAAAATCCTCGCCCGAAGGTCAATCTCAG gcggTTCAAGGCAGTTATTCGTACACAGCACCTGATGGAACTCCAATAACT GTGAACTATATCGCAGATGAAAATGGTTTCCGAGCTTCCGGTGCTCATTTGCCAACACCACCTCCAGTTCCTGATGTAATTCAACGAGCCATTGCCACTCTTCCTCAAACCAATGAGGGTGCTTACGATGAACAACAATATAACCGACCTCAACAAAATTACAACAGACCACAAAATTACAACCAAAACTACGGCGGCGGAAATGCATACCGAAGATTTAAGTAA